A window of the Lagopus muta isolate bLagMut1 chromosome 1, bLagMut1 primary, whole genome shotgun sequence genome harbors these coding sequences:
- the CCDC107 gene encoding coiled-coil domain-containing protein 107 has translation MVLSVPQQAVVSVVLVLCLLVVMPRMFGGGGGGGRAGRAPRGGRAGPGHFEPRQQQQHRGSPQTVHQGRPNPGNPEGSVYQSIQQMRNAMAKEIKSERTRGNGRDLAFTLMPLYALGVGVFAAYKFLKMKAHEENLSEKEKSTEEKAKETEHQLLELEQHLAQTEKMLNSLLTQLDPLSNCVNALACEQKDEIMTQIQSIRRLMKESGLDKSENKMTDVSHVCNEKLEDLLQSFSEHSPEKEMNDGEDDGNEDLHEDADDDYRIEEHELRDECEVHQFETDVVEDREMINKDLIESEMGLRRRNKYE, from the exons ATGGTGCTGTCGGTGCCGCAGCAGGCGGTGGTGTCGGTGGTTTTGGTGCTCTGCCTGCTCGTCGTTATGCCCAGGATGTTCGGGGGAGGCGGAGGCGGCGGCAGGGCCGGGCGGGCTCCGCGGGGCGGCAGGGCCGGGCCCGGCCATTTCGAGCCGcggcaacagcagcagcacagag GTAGTCCTCAGACAGTTCATCAAGGTCGCCCAAATCCAGGAAATCCTGAAGGTAGTGTTTACCAGAGTATTCAGCAGATGAGAAATGCAATGGCAAAGGAGATAAAGAGTGagaggacaagaggaaatggcagAGACTTAGCATTCACACTCATGCCCTTGTATGCTCTTGGAGTGGGAGTGTTTGCAGCATACAAATTCCTTAAG ATGAAGGCACATGAAGAAAATCtctctgagaaggaaaagagtaCAGAAGAGAAGGCAAAGGAAACGG AACATCAGCTTTTAGAACTGGAGCAGCACCTGGCACAGACAGAGAAAATGTTAAATTCTTTGTTGACTCAGTTGGATCCGCTGTCAAACTG cGTTAATGCTTTAGCTTGTGAgcagaaagatgaaataatGACACAGATCCAATCAATTAGACGACTGATGAAAGAAAGTGGATTGGataaatcagaaaacaagaTGACAG ATGTCAGCCACGTTTGTAATGAGAAACTTGAAGATCTCCTTCAGTCATTTTCTGAACattctccagagaaagaaatgaatgacGGAGAAGATGACGGTAATGAAGATTTGCATGAAGATGCTGATGATGATTACAGAATAGAGGAGCATGAATTACGTGATGAATGTGAAGTACATCAGTTTGAAACAGATGTAGTAGAAGACCGAGAAATGATAAACAAGGATTTGATAGAATCAGAGATGGGATTGAGGAGACGTaataaatatgaatga
- the CAPS2 gene encoding calcyphosin-2 isoform X1: protein MPHGQHLPSQQKTLPENLPTPTDKYKLKYHQYEADMKAEYKQHTERTAVKKRNHLQCPEASVKGSQFEDGHNDGLTALDEKALLQQCYTSKPYNMQHSLRKSEAEDVAAERKKQAVVEQVMLDQLCRAVISDPEQSTRGDVSKEAHGHLGLGTAPMRFRKRTLHETKIRTKSGLTENMLSNKLRFDSRIISRNGRDACRDLIGFFFTCDKSLTVYEFRQFGKNRTNALPFIQKGVYQHQRGQKKGEAYDLSDFYIGANLTFQSVDHNLPKSVKQNPILTLRVIGIDEAAMDFLKDSSLKFNQEYSEQLIDDGRVFKKIQGMLRETLSKRGVRVVTGLGKHFRHIDKNGSGFLSQADFKEALKLFHLEVSEQDFESLWLILDDSKSAKVDYGEFIHAIAGEMNEYRKAFVRKAYMKLDFNKTGSVPMVDIRKCYCAKKHPLVLAGKATEEEIKVSFLETLGESCSNPEEVSYSEFEDYYEGLSIGITDDDDFVNILRNPWGI, encoded by the exons ATGCCACATGGGCAGCATCTACCATCTCAACAG AAGACACTACCAGAAAATCTGCCAACCCCTACAGACAAATATAAACTGAAGTATCATCAGTATGAAGCAGATATGAAGGCAGAGTATAAGCAGCACACTGAGAGAACtgcagtaaagaaaagaaaccacctCCAATGTCCAGAAGCTTCAGTAAAG GGTTCACAGTTTGAAGATGGGCACAATGATGGTCTTACAGCTCTTGATGAGAAAGCTCTCCTGCAACAGTGCTACACAAGCAAGCCCTACAATATGCAGCACAGTCTGAGGAAATCAGAAGCT GAGGATGTTGCTGCggagagaaagaaacaggcTGTAGTAGAACAAGTGATGCTAGATCAGTTATGCAG AGCTGTCATAAGTGATCCAGAACAATCCACACGAGGTGATGTTTCCAAGGAAGCTCATGGACATTTGGGACTTGGGACTGCACCCATGCGTTTTAGAAAAAGAACACTGCATGAAACAAA aataaGGACGAAATCAGGATTAACTGAAAACATGCTCTCTAACAAGCTACGCTTTGATAGTAGGATTATATCCAG aaatggTCGTGATGCTTGTAGGGACTTGATTGGATTCTTTTTTACATGTGACAAATCCCTTACTGTATATGAATTCCGACAGTTTGGAAAAAATAG aacaaaTGCCTTGCCTTTCATTCAGAAGGGAGTTTATCAACATCAGCGAGGACAAAAGAAGGGAGAAGCTTATGATCTCAGTGATTTCTACATC GGAGCTAACCTAACTTTCCAAAGTGTTGATCATAATCTTCCAAAAAGCGTCAAGCAGAATCCAATTCTGACCCTTCGTGTAATAGGTATTGATGAAGCTGCTATGGATTTTCTGAA AGATTCCTCCTTGAAATTCAACCAAGAATATTCTGAGCAATTGATTGATGACGGCAGAGTGTTCAAGAAAATTCAAG GTATGCTCAGAGAGACTTTAAGTAAAAGAGGAGTTAGAGTTGTAACAGGCTTAGGAAAACATTTCCGACACATAGACAAGAACGGcagtggttttctttctcaggCAGACTTTAAAGAAGCTCTAAAACTATTCCATTTGGAAGTGTCTGAACAG gaCTTTGAATCCTTATGGCTTATTCTTGATGATAGCAAGAGTGCTAAAGTCGACTATGGAGAATTTATTCATGCTATAGCTGGAGAAATGAATGAATATCGGAAAGCATTTGTAAGAAAA GCTTATATGAAACTAGATTTCAACAAAACTGGAAGTGTTCCCATGGTAGACATCAGAAAATGTTACTGTGCAAAGAAACATCCTCTAGTGTTGGCAG GCAAAgctacagaagaagaaattaaagtgTCATTTCTAGAGACATTAGGAGAATCCTGCAGCAATCCTGAAGAAGTGTCCTATTCTGAGTTTGAAGATTACTATGAAGGATTAAGTATTGGAATCACAGATGATGATGATTTTGTTAACATCTTAAGGAACCCTTGGGGAATTTAG
- the CAPS2 gene encoding calcyphosin-2 isoform X2: MPHGQHLPSQQGSQFEDGHNDGLTALDEKALLQQCYTSKPYNMQHSLRKSEAEDVAAERKKQAVVEQVMLDQLCRAVISDPEQSTRGDVSKEAHGHLGLGTAPMRFRKRTLHETKIRTKSGLTENMLSNKLRFDSRIISRNGRDACRDLIGFFFTCDKSLTVYEFRQFGKNRTNALPFIQKGVYQHQRGQKKGEAYDLSDFYIGANLTFQSVDHNLPKSVKQNPILTLRVIGIDEAAMDFLKDSSLKFNQEYSEQLIDDGRVFKKIQGMLRETLSKRGVRVVTGLGKHFRHIDKNGSGFLSQADFKEALKLFHLEVSEQDFESLWLILDDSKSAKVDYGEFIHAIAGEMNEYRKAFVRKAYMKLDFNKTGSVPMVDIRKCYCAKKHPLVLAGKATEEEIKVSFLETLGESCSNPEEVSYSEFEDYYEGLSIGITDDDDFVNILRNPWGI, translated from the exons ATGCCACATGGGCAGCATCTACCATCTCAACAG GGTTCACAGTTTGAAGATGGGCACAATGATGGTCTTACAGCTCTTGATGAGAAAGCTCTCCTGCAACAGTGCTACACAAGCAAGCCCTACAATATGCAGCACAGTCTGAGGAAATCAGAAGCT GAGGATGTTGCTGCggagagaaagaaacaggcTGTAGTAGAACAAGTGATGCTAGATCAGTTATGCAG AGCTGTCATAAGTGATCCAGAACAATCCACACGAGGTGATGTTTCCAAGGAAGCTCATGGACATTTGGGACTTGGGACTGCACCCATGCGTTTTAGAAAAAGAACACTGCATGAAACAAA aataaGGACGAAATCAGGATTAACTGAAAACATGCTCTCTAACAAGCTACGCTTTGATAGTAGGATTATATCCAG aaatggTCGTGATGCTTGTAGGGACTTGATTGGATTCTTTTTTACATGTGACAAATCCCTTACTGTATATGAATTCCGACAGTTTGGAAAAAATAG aacaaaTGCCTTGCCTTTCATTCAGAAGGGAGTTTATCAACATCAGCGAGGACAAAAGAAGGGAGAAGCTTATGATCTCAGTGATTTCTACATC GGAGCTAACCTAACTTTCCAAAGTGTTGATCATAATCTTCCAAAAAGCGTCAAGCAGAATCCAATTCTGACCCTTCGTGTAATAGGTATTGATGAAGCTGCTATGGATTTTCTGAA AGATTCCTCCTTGAAATTCAACCAAGAATATTCTGAGCAATTGATTGATGACGGCAGAGTGTTCAAGAAAATTCAAG GTATGCTCAGAGAGACTTTAAGTAAAAGAGGAGTTAGAGTTGTAACAGGCTTAGGAAAACATTTCCGACACATAGACAAGAACGGcagtggttttctttctcaggCAGACTTTAAAGAAGCTCTAAAACTATTCCATTTGGAAGTGTCTGAACAG gaCTTTGAATCCTTATGGCTTATTCTTGATGATAGCAAGAGTGCTAAAGTCGACTATGGAGAATTTATTCATGCTATAGCTGGAGAAATGAATGAATATCGGAAAGCATTTGTAAGAAAA GCTTATATGAAACTAGATTTCAACAAAACTGGAAGTGTTCCCATGGTAGACATCAGAAAATGTTACTGTGCAAAGAAACATCCTCTAGTGTTGGCAG GCAAAgctacagaagaagaaattaaagtgTCATTTCTAGAGACATTAGGAGAATCCTGCAGCAATCCTGAAGAAGTGTCCTATTCTGAGTTTGAAGATTACTATGAAGGATTAAGTATTGGAATCACAGATGATGATGATTTTGTTAACATCTTAAGGAACCCTTGGGGAATTTAG
- the LOC125684850 gene encoding GLIPR1-like protein 2 — protein sequence MRLLVLAVVAAALGTVAGQVPALPPISDKAFIGECVRSHNVYRRNVEPTASNMRYMTWDAALARTARAWANKCIFDHNMHLNVRYHGHPHFMSVGENIWIGSHQIFHVKYAIKAWHDEVRNYNYSLQKCSKVCSHYTQIVWDDTYKLGCAVAFCKEVGGIRNAANFVCNYAPPGNFRRRPYKEGAPCSKCARKDFCDRKLCRNEGRDKIVYYSRWYPPWEFRIICDEACIAVIISRTLLMFVGFLAIYLFRKHFINMFVFT from the exons ATGAGGCTGTTGGTGTTGGCGGTGGTGGCGGCGGCACTGGGCACGGTGGCCGGGCAGGTCCCCGCCTTGCCGCCCATCTCTGATAAGGCTTTCATCGGGGAGTGCGTGCGCTCACACAACGTGTACCGCAGGAATGTGGAGCCCACCGCCAGCAACATGCGGTACATG ACTTGGGATGCAGCTTTGGCAAGGACTGCCAGGGCATGggcaaataaatgcatttttgatcATAACATGCATTTAAACGTGAGATATCATGGCCATCCTCATTTTATGAGTGTTGGAGAGAATATATGGATTGGAAGTCATcaaatatttcatgttaaatatGCCATTAAAGCGTGGCATGATGAAGTCAGAAACTACAATTACTCATTGCAGAAATGTAGTAAAGTCTGCAGTCATTACACTCAG ATCGTTTGGGATGACACATATAAACTAGGCTGTGCTGttgctttctgtaaagaagttggAGGAATAAGAAACGCAGCAAATTTTGTTTGCAACTATGCACCACC TGGTAATTTTCGAAGAAGACCATATAAAGAAGGAGCACCATGCAGTAAATGTGCCAGGAAGGACTTCTGTGATAGGAAACTGTGTA gaaATGAAGGACGTGATAAAATTGTTT ATTATTCGCGATGGTATCCGCCTTGGGAGTTCAGAATTATATGTGATGAAGCCTGTATTGCTGTTATAATTTCGAGAACATTGCTGATGTTTGTTGGTTTTCTAGCTATTTATTTGTTCAGAAAGCACTTTATAAACATGTTTGTGTTCACATAA